One window of Oryza brachyantha chromosome 12, ObraRS2, whole genome shotgun sequence genomic DNA carries:
- the LOC102717119 gene encoding 2-methyl-6-phytyl-1,4-hydroquinone methyltransferase 2, chloroplastic yields the protein MAMASSAYAPAGGVGAHARPGRVRAPAGLGFSSTTKALAAAGVRPLAFAKAAGGGAGARARLRFAASSSSSAPAAARPISQPRFIQHKKEAFWFYRFLSIVYDHVINPGHWTEDMRDDALQPADLYSRKLRVVDVGGGTGFTTLGIVKHVDPENVTLLDQSPHQLEKAKQKDALKGVTIMEGDAEDLPFPTDTFDRYVSAGSIEYWPDPQRGIKEAYRVLRIGGVACLIGPVYPTFWLSRFFADMWMLFPKEEEYIEWFKRAGFKDVKLKRIGPKWYRGVRRHGLIMGCSVTGVKREHGDSPLQLGPKAEDVSKPVNPITFLFRFLMGTICAAYYVLVPIYMWIKDQIVPKGMPI from the exons ATGGCGATGGCCTCCTCCGCCTACGCGCCGGCTGGCGGCGTCGGGGCCCACGCGCGGCCGGGGAGGGTCAGGGCCCCCGCGGGGCTCGGcttctcctccaccaccaagGCGCTGGCGGCAGCGGGCGTGCGGCCCCTCGCGTTCGCCAaggcggccggaggaggagcgggggcgagggcgaggctgAGGTTCGcggcttcgtcgtcgtcgtcggcgcccgcggcggcgcggccgatCTCGCAGCCGCGGTTCATCCAGCACAAGAAGGAGGCCTTCTGGTTCTACCGCTTCCTCTCCATCGTCTACGACCACGTCATCAACCCGGGCCACTGGACGGAGGACATGCGCGACGACGCGCTCCAGCCCGCCGACCTCTACAGCCGCAAGCTCAGggtcgtcgacgtcggcggcggcaccggcttcACCACGCTCGGGATCGTCAAGCACGTCGACCCGGAGAACGTCACGCTGCTCGACCAGTCCCCGCACCAGCTCGAGAAGGCCAAGCAGAAGGACGCCCTCAAGGGCGTCACCATCATGGAGGGCGACGCCGAGGACCTCCCCTTCCCCACCGACACCTTCGACCGATACGTCTCCGCCGGCAG CATCGAGTACTGGCCTGATCCGCAGCGAGGAATCAAGGAAGCATACAGGGTTCTGAGGATTGGGGGAGTGGCTTGTTTGATTGGCCCTGTGTACCCAACCTTTTGGTTGTCTCGCTTTTTCGCTGATATGTGGATGCTCTTCCCAAAGGAAGAGGAGTATATCGAATGGTTCAAAAGGGCAGGGTTCAAGGATGTCAAACTGAAAAGAATTGGCCCAAAATGGTATCGTGGTGTCCGAAGGCATGGCCTGATAATGGGGTGCTCTGTGACGGGTGTGAAAAGAGAACATGGAGACTCACCTTTGCAG CTTGGTCCTAAGGCTGAGGATGTCAGCAAACCTGTGAATCCTATCACCTTCCTCTTCCGCTTCCTCATGGGAACA